The sequence below is a genomic window from Thalassomonas haliotis.
CCGTGCGCTTTATCGCTCAGGGGCGCCCCCCAAAAAGCCATCACCATATCGCCGACATACTTGTCTATGGTGCCCTGGTGCTGGAAAATCTGCTCGGTGACCGGCGAGAAATAGGCATTAAGCAGCTTTTTCAGTTCATTGGCGCTGAGACTTTCCGACAGGCGGGTAAAGTCGCGGATATCGGCAAACAGCACGGTCAGTTCTTTTCTTTCTCCCGCCATGGCGTCGGCATCGCTCTCTTCAAGCAAACGGTCGATATGCGCCGGCGGGACATATTGATCAAAAATGGCTTTGACCTGGCGGCGCTGGAGGTTCTCCCGGTAAAACCCCCGGGCGATTGCCAGCAGCGATAAGATCACCACCAGGCATAACACCGGGATCACCGGCAGGTGGATGCCGGAATAATACCAGATAGCGATATTGAACAGGGCGGCCAGGGCAAAGATCAGACCGGCGGATAAGGCCATCAGTGCCGGGGAGATCTCCAGCAATAACAGGGTCAGCAGTAAGGTGCAGATCAGCAGTTGCAGCATATTGGCTGCCAGCCACCAGTGGGGCTGGACCACTTGTTGCTCAGGTTGGGTCAGGGCATCAAATACGCTGGCGTGAATTTCAATGCCGGGATAAACCAGGGACACAGGAGTGCTGCGCAAATCCGCCATGCCCACGGAGGAAGTACCGACAAAAACCACGGCGCCGTCGAAGCGTTGGTCGGGGATCCTCGCCCTGATAACATCACTGGCTGAGCTGTAGGGATAGCTTCTAGCCGGCCCTTTATAGGGGATCAGCAGCTGTCCGGAATTGTCTGTGGCCAGGACCTCCTGGCCTAATTTGATGCCCGACAGAAATAATTGCTCCTGCTCCTTGTGCCAAACCGGGGTTATGGTTTCGGCAAAACTGTAGACCCTGAAGGTTTCCAGCGCCAGTGACGGATATAACTGGCCGCGGTATTCGCTTAACAAAGCGGCTCTGCGGATGATGCCGTCAACATCCAAAATGGCATTGATAAAGCCCTGTCCCTGGGCCCTGGCATTTAACTTGGCGATGCTGGCGTTAAAACCGGCAAAGCGGTGCAGTTCGTGTACGCCGGGCGTATGCAGCTGCCGTACCTGCGGGGGCAGGATTTGTCCCTGTGCCAGGGTCTGGTCATGCTGGAACAGGCTGGCGAGCACGACATCGTTATTGGCAATTTGTGCGGCAAAGTGGCTGTCATCGTCTACCCGGGGCTGAAGTTGCGCCAGGCGTAAGTCCAGCGCTTTATCTTCATCTTCGAGTAAGGGGCGGATGCGGGCCACCGGATTTTGCTGGGGCTCGGAAAACATCATATCAAAGCTGATCACAATTGCGCCGTAACGGGTCAGTTGCTCAACTAACGCCGCCAGGTGTTTTCTCGGCCAGGGCCAGCGGCCGATCTCCTGCAGGCTTTGTTCATCGATATCGACAATCTGGATATTGGCGGGGGAAGCCGGCCTTGGCGGGGTGAAATATAACAGTTTAATATCATAGGCCATGCCTTCCAGGCGTTCGAGCCAGCGGGGCTGCTGCCACTGCAGCAACATCACCGCGACCATAACCGCCAGGGTTAACAGCAGATCGCTAAAAAAACGCTGCCGTCCTTTAACCATGGCTATCCAGGATAAAACGGCTTTGCTCGCGGGCGGCAAAGACTTCAAGTGTTGACTGTTGTCTTTGAATCTCCTGATGGACCCGGGCCAGCATCTGCTCTATTTCATTATCGCTTCTGCAGTGGTCATGGCTGAACAGGCATAAGTGCCTGATCCTGGCGGCAATGGCCAGGTCGATCACCGACTCGTAGCAGGTATGGCCCCAGCCGGACTTTGCCGGAAAATCGTCGGGAAAATATTGGGCGTCGTGGATCAAGAGATCCAGTTCCCGGGTGAATTCCTGCCATTGGTTCAAGCTGGTGTTGACCGGACCGGGGGGAAAGAGTTCATTATCGGTAATGTAGGCAAAGCGCTGTTTTTGGTTATCAATCAGGTAGGCGCTGCCGCCGCCGGGATGGTTGAGCACTTTTCGGCTGATGGTGAGCTGCCCTATGGATATTGGCGTGTGGCCAGCAGGACTGGGCATTACCCTGATATCGGCCGCCAGCTGCCCGGAAGCTACCGGGAATAAGCTGCCGGCCATTTGCTTTAAAATCGCCTGCGGCTGCATCGGCCGGGTTAGCCCCGGCAAAATATGGATCTGCCGGTTTTTCTGGTAGGCGGGTTTAAAAAAAGGAAAACCCTGGATATGGTCCCAATGGTTATGGCTCAGTAGCAGGTAGATAGGTTTGTTATCGTTAAGCAGCTGCTCTCCCAGGGGGATAATGCCTGTGCCGGCATCCAGCACCAGGTGGAAATCCTCTCCCGTGTCCAGGTGGATACAGGGGGTATTGCCGCCGTATTTTATCGTGTGGCTGCCGGGGGCGGGCACTGAGCCCCTGACGCCGTAAAATGTGAGTATCATATCAGAAGTGATCCTGTCCCCGGATAAAGCTGCCCTTGTCGCCGACGGCGTAAATGTCATCGTTATTTATGATGACATCGTTGAGGTTTTCCCCCGAGCCGGCGAAGGCAGAAATCCAGGTGACGCCGTCTACGCTGGTATAGGTGGCGCCGAGATCTCCCAGGCTTATATAGTTGCCGTTGTTATAGGTGATAGTATTGAGATTGTCGCTAAACCCTGTGCCGAGTTGGCTAAAACTGCCGGAGCTGCTGCCGGTGACTATCACGCCGTTATCGCCGACTATGATGGCCTTACCGCCGTCATAGTCGAGATCGTTTAACTGGCCAAAACCACTGTTGGAATGGTTGTCGGTCCAGGTGGTGCCTCCCGGGGCGGCGGTATTGTCCCGGTGCAGGATCTTGCCGTTCTGGCCGACGGCGACAAAGGCGTTGTCATCATGGCTGATGCCGTAGAGATGTTCGCCGGGGACAGTGCCGGCGGGCAGGGTTTCCACCAGCCAAGTGATGCCGTCGCTGCTGGTCATCATCAGGCCGTTTTCCCCGACAATGACATAGAGGGAAAAGGGGTTGCTGCTGGTATCGAGTCCCTGATACCAGAAGATATCCTGTAAATTCTCGCCGGTGGGCACACTTAATGTTGACCACACTGAGCCTGTGCTGCTGGTCATCACCAGGCCGTTGTCGCCGACGGCAATAAATGCGTTATTAAAAAACTCCACCTGGTTAATGGTGCCGGGCAAGGTGCTGGTGCTTGAACTCCAGCTTATGGCATCATTGCTTAACCAGAAAACGCTGTCGCTGCCGGCGCGGATCACCGTGCCGTTGCCGTAGGCGATACCGTTAAAGTTGTTGTGATCGCCTGTGTCTACCTGGTTAAAGGTACTGGCATCGCTGGAGCCCAGCAGCTGGCTATTGTCGCCGGCGACAATAAACTTGCCGCCGTCCCAGATGACATCATTGAGGGCGTCGCTGCCGAGGCTGGATAATAACGACCAGCTTACCCCGTCGCTGCTGGTGATCACTGTGCCGGTATCCCCTACCGCCATATACAGGCCGTTGCCGTATTCGACCGCATATAAATTGGCGGAGGTCGTGCTGGTGACCGGCAGCCATGACAAGCCGTCGCTGCTGTTAAGCACGACGCCGTTACCACCCACAGCCACCAGTAAATCCGTGCCATTGCCGGCGATATCGTATAAATGCTCGCTGGTGCCGCTGCTCCTTATGGTCCAGTTGCTGCCGTCGCTGCTGGTTTCTATGGTGCCGTTTTCGCCGACGATGACCAGGGTGTTGAGGTCAAAATTGAGACCGTGAAAAACCTCCGCCGAATTCGGCACCGAGGGAGTCCAGTTGACGCCGTCGAGGGAGAACATGACTTTTTGCAAGCCGGCGGCGATAAACTCGCTACCGGTGAAAATAATGTCCTGCATGGCAACATCGACACTGATCTGCCGCTCGACCCAGACGCCATCATCCTGGGGGCTGGCGCTGCTTTGCTGACTGATAAAAACCGAGCCGGCCTTGCCGACGGCAACGCGTGTCGTCACCCCGGGGCTTAGCAGGGTATTGCCGGCGGTGGCGGCAGTTAAACTGGTGAGTTGCTCATGATAGGCATGCTCCCAGTTGGTGGCATCTTTACTGGTGAAAGTATTGTGATCCGCCAGCAGATAATAATGGCTGCCGTCAAAGCTTAAATGGTTGAAATCCAGCGGCGGCAGGTTGGGCAGGCTATGATCCCCCCACCAGCTGATTTCTTCTACCGACAAAGTGGCCAGGGCGCGGCTCTGCACTCCGGCGCTGTCTTTTATAAAATATAAAAAGCTGTCACTGCCGGAAAAGTCTGTATCCGGTGTATAAGTGAAAGAGGAGTCGCTATTTATCGTCAATATGCCTTTTTCCACTCCGGCCACAACGCCCTGGTAGGTGATGGCATCGCCGTCGATATCGCTGTCGTTGGCCAAAGGGACGGGCCAGCTGACATTATCAACCGTTATATTGGTGTTGGCGCGTAAGTGGTAATCGTCGGGTTTGGCCTCGGGCTGGTTATTGACGAAAACAGTGATCGATACGTTGGCATTGTCCGTGTTGCCTTTGCTATCGGACAGTTGATAAATAAAGCTGTCGCTGCCGGTAAATCCTGCGTTGGGGGTATAGCTAAAGGTACCGTCGGTACTCAGGTTTAATACGCCGTTAGCGACATTGCTGAGCAGGGTGACGGTTAAATTATCACCCTCGGGATTTATGTCATTGTTTAACAGATCTTCTACCGGACTGTTGTCCGCAACTAAAACGGTATCTTGCGCCAGGCTAAAAAAGTCATTAACGGCGGTCGGCGCCTGGATGACTCCGCTAATGGTTACCGTTACTTTTCCCGAGCTGACTCCCCCGTTGCCGTCTGCTACTTCATAGTTAAAACTGTCCTCTGTTTCATCGCTGGCCGGTACATAGTTTAAAGTATTATCCGCCAGGATAGTGATAGTGCCGCTACCGCCGGTGATCCCGGTTATGGCCAGGGGATCGCCTTCTATATCCTTGTCGTTGGCCAGGACATCTAAATTAGTACTGCTGCCTGTTATTACCTGGACATCATCATCTTCGGCTAGCGGGGCATCATTGACCGGGTTAATGGTCAGGGTCACTATGGCGCTGACGTTATGGTCATGGCCGTCATCAATAAAGTAACTAAAGCTGTCGATGCCGTTGAAGTCCGGGGTTGGCGTATAGCTCAGCTTGTTATCTGCCAGGCTGAGTTCGCCGTGATTGGTTTGCAGGCTGTCCAGGGTGACGGTCAAGGTGTCGCCGTCTTGGTCACTGTCATTGAGCAGGACGTCAATAATAATAACTTCATCTTCATCCAATGTGATGTCATCGTCCTGGGCAAGGGGGGGGAAATTGACTGCGTTGACGGTGATCTGCACGCTGGCCTGTGCCGTGCCGCCACGGCCGTCTTCAATGGCATAGGTAAAGGAGTCGCTGCCGAAGAAATCTTCATCCGGGGTATAGGTAAATAAACCGTCCTCCGTCAGGGTCAGGCTGCCGTTAGTGACATCGCTGATGACGCCGGTGACCACCAGGGGATCGTTTTCAGGGTCGGTATCGTTTTCCAGCACGCCGGGCAAGCTATTGCCGTCAACAATTAAAGGGCTGCTTTGTGCCGTTTGATAGTTGTCGCCGTTGGCAACGGGATCTGTGTTGATGACGGCAACCGAAATGCTGACGCTTGCCTGTGCCGTGCCTCCCCGGCCGTCGCTGATGGCATAAACAAAGGTATCTGTGCCGGTGAAATCATCAGCCGGGGTGTAGGTGAAAAAGCCGTTGCTTGCGATATTTAGTTCACCGTGATTGGGAGCTGTTATCAGCGGCAGTTGCAGGATCAGCTCATCATTATCGGCATCGGAGTCGTTTGCCAGTAACCCGGGCAGCTCATTGCCATCCACCACTAAAGCGGTACTTTTGTCTGTGGCGTAGCTGTCGCTTACGGCTATGGGGGGAGTGTTGTCGGCGCCAACCGTGATGGTGACGCTGGCCTGGGCGGTGCCGCCCCGGCCGTCTTCAATGGCATAAACAAAGCTATCGGTGCCGGTAAAATTGCCGTTGGCAATATAAGTGAAAAACCCCTCGCTATCTATGGTCAGGGTGCCGTTGTCAACATTGTCTATCAGGCTTGGCTGGAGCACAAGGGGATCGCCGTCGGGGTCGTTGTCGTTTGCCAGCACCCCGGGCAGGGCACTGCCGTCAACCACTAAACTGGTATTGATGGCGATACCGTAATTGTCGCTGACGGCCAGCGGTGCGCTATTGATGTTTTCAACGCTGACCGTGACCAAAGCGGTGCCGACTTCCCCTTGCGGGTCTATCAGCTGGTAACGAAAGCTGTCTTCGCCGGTAAAGTCTTCCCCCGGACGATAAACAAAGCTGCCGTCATTGTTTAAGATCAGCTCGCCAAAATCGGGTGCAGTGACCGGGCTGGTGTTTACCGTTAAGCTCTCGCTGTCGATATCGCTGTCGTTGGCCATCAAGCCCGGGGCCGGCACAAACAGGGCCTGGTTTCTCGCGATATTATAACTGTCGGCGAGTGCCAGCGGCGGGTCGTTGACCGCCAGCAGGCTAAGGCTGACTTCGGCCCGGGCAAAACCGCCCTGGCCGTCCTGGACCTGGTAGATAAAACTGTCGCTGCCGGTAAAATTTTCCGGTGGATAGTAGCTGAAGTTGCCGTTGGCGAACAGCTCAAGGTCGCCATAAAAAGGCGGCTCTACCGGTAACAGGGATAAAGTGAGCGGGTTTTGCTCATTGTCTATGTCGTTGACCAGCAGGTTTCCCCGGATTTCATTGTCTTCATCCGCTTCAAAATTGTCGTTCACCGGTTCGGGCGGGGTATTTTCCTGGCCGGTTGGCGGATCTAAGCGGATTTCGCTGCTAAAGGCGCTCTCCCCGCTGCTGTCGATACCCGTAACCAGCAGGTAATAACTGACTTCGCTGTTTAAACCGGTGAAGGTTTGCGGCGGCCCGCTCACCGCCAGCAGGGCTTGTCCTTCACTGAGAGAAGTAAAGTTATCCCGGTTAACGCCCGACTCGGCCGCCAGGTAAAGGTTATATCTGAATAGCTGGTTATTGGTTTGCCAGTTTGCGCTGATACTGGCCCCCTGAGTTTGACGCTCGGCACTCACTGCTGCAATTTGCCGTCTTTGCCAGTTGACGGTAACGCTGTCCAGCTGCAGCTGGTTGCCGTTTAAGTCTTTGCTCCATAAGCCTAAAGTCACCGGGCCGGAAAACAGGCCGAAATCTGCCGGGTTGATATCGGTTTCGGTTTTATCAAAGGCGGTGCCGTTGCAGCTGGCCTGGCTATCACAAAGGTATAACAGCTGTTGTTGCTGGTTAAAGCTGACGGCGACAGAGGCCAGGCCATCGGGATCCTCTACCTCTACCGCAAGCAGCAGGTTGCCGTCGAAGGTTTCATTGTTTAGCGGGTGGCTGAAGCCGCCGCTGGCATTAAGGGTGGCGGTATTTACTACGGCTTTGGCGGCGGCCGATTCGTTATTCTGGCCGTTGCGGTTAAAGCTTGGCCTGATCACAGGATCGGCAACCGGTGTGATTACCGGCTCAGTGACCGGTTCCGCCTGTTTGTCTGAGCCTGAGTTGCAGCCGGTTAATAGCGCAAAGACAAGGAACAGCAGGTTTAACTTTAAAAAAAAGGTGTTATTGCTGAGCATAAGGGCTTTCCGGTGTTAAGGGGTTTCTGACAATAAATAGCTGCCGGCGGCATTGACGGCGCTGTTTTCCTGCTCTGCCAGGGAAAAGTCGCCGATGATTTCACTGGCATTGTTTAACAGCAAGCCGTTGATTTCTCCCCGGGCCAGGGCGTTGCCGTGGCTGGCAAAATTGAC
It includes:
- a CDS encoding CHASE2 domain-containing protein; this translates as MVKGRQRFFSDLLLTLAVMVAVMLLQWQQPRWLERLEGMAYDIKLLYFTPPRPASPANIQIVDIDEQSLQEIGRWPWPRKHLAALVEQLTRYGAIVISFDMMFSEPQQNPVARIRPLLEDEDKALDLRLAQLQPRVDDDSHFAAQIANNDVVLASLFQHDQTLAQGQILPPQVRQLHTPGVHELHRFAGFNASIAKLNARAQGQGFINAILDVDGIIRRAALLSEYRGQLYPSLALETFRVYSFAETITPVWHKEQEQLFLSGIKLGQEVLATDNSGQLLIPYKGPARSYPYSSASDVIRARIPDQRFDGAVVFVGTSSVGMADLRSTPVSLVYPGIEIHASVFDALTQPEQQVVQPHWWLAANMLQLLICTLLLTLLLLEISPALMALSAGLIFALAALFNIAIWYYSGIHLPVIPVLCLVVILSLLAIARGFYRENLQRRQVKAIFDQYVPPAHIDRLLEESDADAMAGERKELTVLFADIRDFTRLSESLSANELKKLLNAYFSPVTEQIFQHQGTIDKYVGDMVMAFWGAPLSDKAHGPHALDAAFAMLRVTESLSKAFAAKGWPEINIGIGLNSGEMNVGDMGSSFRRAYTVLGDAVNLGSRLEGLTKYYGLNLLVSEFTKSSAPHYLYQIIDKVRVKGKAHAITIYRPFPPDSEPGIINQLEAFNRVFALYRQQAFTKALTALDEIIRVYDDKVLHDLYRQRIHYFIDHPPGENWDGAYTHTSK
- a CDS encoding MBL fold metallo-hydrolase — encoded protein: MILTFYGVRGSVPAPGSHTIKYGGNTPCIHLDTGEDFHLVLDAGTGIIPLGEQLLNDNKPIYLLLSHNHWDHIQGFPFFKPAYQKNRQIHILPGLTRPMQPQAILKQMAGSLFPVASGQLAADIRVMPSPAGHTPISIGQLTISRKVLNHPGGGSAYLIDNQKQRFAYITDNELFPPGPVNTSLNQWQEFTRELDLLIHDAQYFPDDFPAKSGWGHTCYESVIDLAIAARIRHLCLFSHDHCRSDNEIEQMLARVHQEIQRQQSTLEVFAAREQSRFILDSHG
- a CDS encoding Ig-like domain-containing protein, with amino-acid sequence MLSNNTFFLKLNLLFLVFALLTGCNSGSDKQAEPVTEPVITPVADPVIRPSFNRNGQNNESAAAKAVVNTATLNASGGFSHPLNNETFDGNLLLAVEVEDPDGLASVAVSFNQQQQLLYLCDSQASCNGTAFDKTETDINPADFGLFSGPVTLGLWSKDLNGNQLQLDSVTVNWQRRQIAAVSAERQTQGASISANWQTNNQLFRYNLYLAAESGVNRDNFTSLSEGQALLAVSGPPQTFTGLNSEVSYYLLVTGIDSSGESAFSSEIRLDPPTGQENTPPEPVNDNFEADEDNEIRGNLLVNDIDNEQNPLTLSLLPVEPPFYGDLELFANGNFSYYPPENFTGSDSFIYQVQDGQGGFARAEVSLSLLAVNDPPLALADSYNIARNQALFVPAPGLMANDSDIDSESLTVNTSPVTAPDFGELILNNDGSFVYRPGEDFTGEDSFRYQLIDPQGEVGTALVTVSVENINSAPLAVSDNYGIAINTSLVVDGSALPGVLANDNDPDGDPLVLQPSLIDNVDNGTLTIDSEGFFTYIANGNFTGTDSFVYAIEDGRGGTAQASVTITVGADNTPPIAVSDSYATDKSTALVVDGNELPGLLANDSDADNDELILQLPLITAPNHGELNIASNGFFTYTPADDFTGTDTFVYAISDGRGGTAQASVSISVAVINTDPVANGDNYQTAQSSPLIVDGNSLPGVLENDTDPENDPLVVTGVISDVTNGSLTLTEDGLFTYTPDEDFFGSDSFTYAIEDGRGGTAQASVQITVNAVNFPPLAQDDDITLDEDEVIIIDVLLNDSDQDGDTLTVTLDSLQTNHGELSLADNKLSYTPTPDFNGIDSFSYFIDDGHDHNVSAIVTLTINPVNDAPLAEDDDVQVITGSSTNLDVLANDKDIEGDPLAITGITGGSGTITILADNTLNYVPASDETEDSFNYEVADGNGGVSSGKVTVTISGVIQAPTAVNDFFSLAQDTVLVADNSPVEDLLNNDINPEGDNLTVTLLSNVANGVLNLSTDGTFSYTPNAGFTGSDSFIYQLSDSKGNTDNANVSITVFVNNQPEAKPDDYHLRANTNITVDNVSWPVPLANDSDIDGDAITYQGVVAGVEKGILTINSDSSFTYTPDTDFSGSDSFLYFIKDSAGVQSRALATLSVEEISWWGDHSLPNLPPLDFNHLSFDGSHYYLLADHNTFTSKDATNWEHAYHEQLTSLTAATAGNTLLSPGVTTRVAVGKAGSVFISQQSSASPQDDGVWVERQISVDVAMQDIIFTGSEFIAAGLQKVMFSLDGVNWTPSVPNSAEVFHGLNFDLNTLVIVGENGTIETSSDGSNWTIRSSGTSEHLYDIAGNGTDLLVAVGGNGVVLNSSDGLSWLPVTSTTSANLYAVEYGNGLYMAVGDTGTVITSSDGVSWSLLSSLGSDALNDVIWDGGKFIVAGDNSQLLGSSDASTFNQVDTGDHNNFNGIAYGNGTVIRAGSDSVFWLSNDAISWSSSTSTLPGTINQVEFFNNAFIAVGDNGLVMTSSTGSVWSTLSVPTGENLQDIFWYQGLDTSSNPFSLYVIVGENGLMMTSSDGITWLVETLPAGTVPGEHLYGISHDDNAFVAVGQNGKILHRDNTAAPGGTTWTDNHSNSGFGQLNDLDYDGGKAIIVGDNGVIVTGSSSGSFSQLGTGFSDNLNTITYNNGNYISLGDLGATYTSVDGVTWISAFAGSGENLNDVIINNDDIYAVGDKGSFIRGQDHF